The proteins below are encoded in one region of Aeromonas jandaei:
- a CDS encoding GNAT family N-acetyltransferase, producing the protein MQGISLRMARPEDAAAMTVMQRASWLAAYGQVLGPDLLEQLAVTSHLQIWQQRLADTGPRPMLLCLDDVVIGLLYWQPVQEGDETIAWIRAFYLHPDHWRQGYGKRLWQAVAMQMRRAGCSCVKLWLLDGNHIGQGFYLRRGFMFDGQERTLMSLGHPCLQREMSRLL; encoded by the coding sequence ATGCAAGGCATAAGCCTGCGCATGGCGCGGCCCGAGGATGCTGCCGCCATGACGGTGATGCAGCGAGCCAGCTGGCTCGCTGCCTATGGTCAGGTGCTGGGCCCGGATCTGCTGGAGCAGCTGGCGGTGACCTCCCATCTGCAGATCTGGCAGCAGCGGCTGGCTGACACTGGGCCAAGGCCCATGCTGCTCTGCCTCGACGATGTCGTTATCGGGTTGCTCTACTGGCAACCGGTGCAGGAGGGTGATGAGACCATCGCCTGGATCCGCGCCTTCTATCTTCACCCCGATCACTGGCGGCAGGGCTATGGCAAGCGGTTGTGGCAGGCAGTGGCGATGCAGATGCGCCGCGCCGGTTGCAGTTGCGTCAAGTTGTGGTTGCTCGATGGCAATCACATCGGCCAGGGCTTCTACCTGCGCCGCGGCTTCATGTTTGATGGTCAGGAGCGCACCCTGATGAGCCTTGGCCACCCCTGTCTGCAGCGGGAAATGTCCCGTTTGCTCTGA
- the phoB gene encoding phosphate regulon transcriptional regulator PhoB has product MAKRILVVEDEAPIREMLCFVLEQKGYETIEAEDFADGLAKVREPYPELIVLDWMMPGGSGIQFIKQLKQDEVTRQIPVVMLTARGEEEDKVRGLEAGADDYITKPFSPKELTARLHAVMRRVSPTSVDEVIEVQGLKLDPVSHRVSAEERALDMGPTEFKLLHFFMTHPERVYSREQLLNNVWGTNVYVEDRTVDVHIRRLRKAIEETGHDRLIQTVRGAGYRFSTRL; this is encoded by the coding sequence ATGGCTAAGCGAATTCTGGTGGTCGAGGACGAAGCACCGATCCGCGAAATGCTCTGTTTCGTGCTGGAACAGAAGGGATATGAGACGATTGAAGCGGAAGATTTTGCCGATGGACTGGCGAAGGTGCGCGAACCCTACCCGGAACTCATCGTGCTCGACTGGATGATGCCCGGTGGCAGCGGCATCCAGTTCATCAAGCAGCTCAAGCAGGATGAAGTGACCCGCCAGATCCCGGTGGTGATGCTGACCGCCCGCGGCGAGGAGGAGGACAAGGTCCGCGGCCTCGAAGCGGGGGCCGATGACTACATCACCAAGCCGTTCTCTCCCAAGGAGCTGACTGCCCGCCTCCATGCGGTGATGCGCCGCGTCTCTCCCACCTCGGTGGATGAGGTGATCGAGGTACAGGGGCTCAAGCTGGATCCTGTTTCGCACCGGGTCAGCGCCGAAGAGAGGGCCCTCGACATGGGGCCAACCGAATTCAAGCTGCTCCACTTCTTCATGACCCACCCGGAGCGGGTCTACAGCCGCGAGCAGTTGCTCAACAATGTCTGGGGTACCAATGTGTACGTCGAGGACAGAACCGTGGATGTCCATATTCGCCGCCTGCGCAAGGCGATCGAAGAGACAGGGCACGATAGATTGATTCAGACGGTGCGTGGAGCCGGATACCGCTTCTCAACCCGTCTCTAG
- a CDS encoding VOC family protein — MTGQTIGALTLLVADYDEAIAFFTEGLGFALLEDTRLDEPGKPGKRWVRVAPAGSQGSALLLARAASEEQRAAIGKQGGGRVFLFLETDDFWRDYRRMQQYGVHFCEQPRDEPYGTVVVFEDISGNRWDLLQRISASGI, encoded by the coding sequence ATGACAGGACAAACCATCGGGGCCTTGACCCTGCTGGTGGCCGATTACGACGAGGCCATCGCCTTTTTCACCGAGGGACTGGGGTTTGCGCTGCTGGAAGATACCCGGCTCGACGAGCCGGGCAAACCGGGCAAGCGCTGGGTACGGGTCGCTCCGGCTGGCAGCCAAGGCTCCGCGCTGCTGCTGGCCCGTGCCGCCAGTGAAGAGCAGCGTGCCGCCATCGGCAAGCAGGGCGGCGGGCGGGTATTTCTGTTTCTCGAGACCGACGACTTCTGGCGGGATTACCGGCGGATGCAGCAGTATGGTGTCCATTTTTGTGAACAGCCCCGTGACGAGCCTTACGGCACCGTAGTGGTATTTGAAGATATCAGTGGCAACCGCTGGGATCTGCTGCAACGGATATCTGCCAGTGGCATTTGA
- a CDS encoding GGDEF domain-containing protein, whose protein sequence is MLASGSRFAESVFWYLLALTGCSILLFEFGPERVLDIKSWPHTVEVTRAPGASEASARYAPSLEGEPGVSCIRSGEHSTYPGCGLILTLSAPEQGLNLGRFKTLHVRLSVTGNGQQDWRFYLRNYNRAFNIPGDPMSSKFNEIIFRPADYGRSHEVPLDVFTPATWWIKRYKVPLQLQGPDLSRVYAIEIAAGSDMSVGEHGVVIEELQFHGDWLDATLFYRLILLVWFLYGCATFMVNHLHMKQRLRHANRAKEEVEALNRSLSEESRRSRELACYDPLTGALNRLGGERLLADIGDLPFAFIYVDVDHFKQINDTHGHPVGDEVLKHLVSEIQLNSDALCHLVRWGGEEFVLLCLHYDLLRACALAERLRSRLEEYPHWPASLQVTASFGVAERAGDSPERVLKRADEALYQAKKRGRNRVEAQ, encoded by the coding sequence ATGCTCGCTTCCGGTTCCCGTTTTGCCGAGTCCGTTTTCTGGTATCTGCTGGCATTGACCGGTTGTTCCATTCTGCTGTTCGAGTTCGGCCCCGAGCGTGTGCTGGATATCAAAAGCTGGCCCCACACCGTCGAGGTGACGCGGGCTCCCGGTGCGAGCGAAGCATCAGCCCGCTATGCCCCCTCGCTGGAAGGGGAGCCCGGCGTGAGCTGTATCCGTTCCGGCGAGCACAGTACCTATCCCGGCTGCGGTTTGATCCTGACGCTTTCGGCCCCCGAGCAAGGGCTCAACCTCGGGCGTTTCAAGACCCTCCATGTGCGTCTGAGCGTGACTGGCAATGGCCAGCAGGATTGGCGCTTCTATCTGCGCAACTACAACCGGGCATTCAATATCCCCGGCGATCCCATGTCGTCCAAGTTCAACGAGATCATCTTCCGCCCCGCCGACTACGGCAGAAGCCACGAGGTGCCGCTCGACGTGTTTACCCCGGCCACCTGGTGGATCAAGCGCTACAAGGTGCCCTTGCAGTTGCAGGGGCCAGATTTGAGCCGGGTCTACGCCATCGAGATTGCGGCGGGGTCCGACATGTCGGTGGGCGAGCACGGCGTGGTGATCGAAGAGCTGCAGTTTCATGGTGACTGGTTGGATGCGACCCTCTTCTACCGCCTGATCCTGCTGGTCTGGTTTCTCTATGGCTGCGCCACCTTTATGGTCAACCACCTGCATATGAAGCAGCGGCTGCGCCACGCCAATCGCGCTAAAGAGGAGGTGGAGGCGCTCAACCGCAGTCTGAGCGAAGAGAGCCGTCGCTCCCGCGAGCTGGCCTGTTACGATCCGCTCACCGGTGCCCTCAACCGTCTGGGCGGGGAGCGGCTGCTGGCCGATATCGGCGATCTGCCGTTTGCCTTCATCTATGTCGACGTGGATCACTTCAAGCAGATCAACGACACCCACGGTCATCCGGTGGGGGACGAAGTGCTCAAGCATCTGGTCAGCGAGATCCAGCTAAACAGCGATGCGCTCTGCCATCTGGTGCGCTGGGGGGGCGAGGAGTTCGTGCTGCTCTGCCTCCATTACGACCTGCTGCGGGCCTGTGCATTGGCCGAGCGGCTGCGTTCCCGGCTGGAAGAGTATCCTCACTGGCCCGCCTCCCTGCAGGTGACCGCCTCGTTCGGGGTGGCCGAACGAGCGGGAGATAGCCCGGAGCGGGTGCTCAAGCGGGCCGATGAGGCGCTCTATCAGGCCAAGAAGCGTGGCCGCAATCGGGTGGAAGCGCAGTGA
- a CDS encoding DMT family transporter — translation MRLFSPLLFPLMAVLIWATNTVVSKAAASVLDPAAISFYRWVIAALALTPFCLPTLWRRRSEVRPWLGKLLVLAALGMVLYQCLAYYAAHSTSATNMGVIGSLIPLLTLLQGVLFFGQRPGKQALLGMSLSLFGVFWLLGKGEPLALLHNGINPGDGMMLLGSASYALYGLLIRRWQPPFGPWLNLYMQILLAVLLLVPLALSADSMAVPAEGWGLVLFAGLASSLLAAYCWMRGLACMGAERTSVFMNLMPLCTALIAVVGLGEPIHGYHLLGGGLILGGVMISQLKKRVPLPERNAV, via the coding sequence ATGCGACTCTTCTCCCCCCTCCTGTTTCCGCTGATGGCGGTACTGATCTGGGCCACCAATACCGTGGTCTCCAAAGCGGCGGCCAGCGTGCTCGACCCCGCGGCCATCTCCTTCTATCGCTGGGTGATCGCCGCCCTGGCGCTGACCCCCTTCTGCCTGCCCACCCTCTGGCGGCGACGCAGCGAGGTTCGCCCCTGGCTCGGCAAGCTGCTGGTGCTGGCGGCGCTCGGTATGGTGCTCTACCAGTGTCTGGCCTACTACGCCGCTCACAGCACCTCCGCCACCAACATGGGGGTGATCGGCTCTCTCATTCCGCTGCTCACCCTGCTGCAAGGGGTACTCTTCTTCGGCCAGCGTCCCGGCAAACAGGCGCTGCTCGGCATGAGCCTCTCCCTGTTCGGGGTGTTCTGGCTGCTGGGCAAGGGCGAGCCGCTGGCTCTGCTGCACAACGGCATCAACCCGGGGGATGGCATGATGCTGCTCGGCTCCGCCAGCTATGCCCTCTACGGCCTGCTGATCCGCCGCTGGCAGCCCCCCTTCGGCCCCTGGCTCAACCTCTACATGCAGATCCTGCTGGCTGTACTGCTGCTGGTACCGCTCGCTCTCAGTGCCGACTCGATGGCGGTGCCGGCCGAAGGGTGGGGACTGGTGCTCTTTGCCGGGCTCGCCTCCTCCCTGCTGGCGGCCTACTGCTGGATGCGCGGCCTCGCCTGCATGGGCGCCGAGCGCACATCGGTCTTTATGAACCTGATGCCGCTCTGTACGGCGCTTATCGCCGTCGTCGGTCTGGGCGAGCCGATCCACGGCTATCACCTGCTGGGGGGTGGCCTCATTCTGGGGGGCGTGATGATCTCCCAGCTGAAAAAGCGTGTCCCACTGCCGGAGCGCAATGCGGTCTGA
- a CDS encoding AraC family transcriptional regulator yields MTNRHYHPADSELPAPNPLYFRYQQLQAENVMAMHSHPWGQLSMISLGVMEMGLANQRLQVPADYLIWVPADLEHAAYNEQALDYTSIYVSHELAARLPAEPRLLLMTPLIRALLADFCERKVGHMVDEWDQRQAELLVAKLTRTRCQESYLPMSQDKLLAPMLAVLHNDPADPRTLAQWAQQLHTTERTLARRCLRELGMNFGQWRARLRLIKALAWLKGELPIQEISWRLGYGSTSAFIAMFNRELGCSPQRYRQQSRGSSLAGVPGKESRTS; encoded by the coding sequence ATGACAAACCGGCACTACCACCCGGCAGACAGCGAGCTGCCAGCGCCCAATCCCCTCTACTTTCGCTACCAGCAGTTGCAGGCGGAGAACGTCATGGCGATGCACTCCCACCCCTGGGGGCAACTCAGCATGATCAGTCTGGGGGTGATGGAGATGGGGCTGGCCAACCAGCGTTTGCAGGTGCCCGCCGACTACCTGATCTGGGTGCCGGCGGATCTGGAGCACGCGGCTTATAACGAGCAGGCCCTCGACTACACCTCCATCTATGTCAGTCACGAGCTGGCCGCCCGCTTGCCGGCCGAGCCGCGCCTGCTGCTGATGACGCCGCTCATCCGCGCCCTGCTCGCCGATTTTTGCGAGCGCAAGGTGGGCCATATGGTGGATGAGTGGGATCAGCGTCAGGCCGAGCTGCTGGTGGCCAAGCTGACCCGTACCCGCTGTCAGGAGAGCTACCTGCCGATGAGTCAGGACAAACTGCTGGCCCCCATGCTGGCGGTGCTGCACAACGATCCGGCCGATCCTCGCACCCTGGCCCAGTGGGCGCAGCAGCTGCACACCACAGAGCGCACTCTGGCCCGGCGCTGTCTGCGCGAGCTCGGGATGAACTTCGGCCAGTGGCGGGCGCGGCTGCGGCTTATCAAGGCGCTGGCCTGGCTCAAGGGGGAACTGCCCATTCAGGAGATCAGCTGGCGGCTCGGTTATGGCTCCACCTCCGCGTTCATTGCCATGTTCAACCGGGAACTGGGCTGCTCGCCCCAGCGCTATCGCCAGCAATCACGAGGCAGTTCGCTGGCGGGAGTGCCGGGCAAAGAGTCGCGAACATCTTGA
- a CDS encoding response regulator: MDPILTLVIEDDDRIGAILSELVASTSGFSLLGRAGTLAQADAMMAGVVPQLLLVDISLPDGSGLEWVSRLRSHNREAYVIMVTASRDVETIQQALNLGVHDYIIKPLRLFRIQQSLDEILQLHQKLSEPGRLEQEDLDRLLGKGRAQPKEVRTTPKGIDSITLRQVLDLLAAEPESVFSTDTVAQRLSLSRTTARRYLEYLESEDRVDVDLNYGQRGRPERRYRWRRAG, translated from the coding sequence ATGGATCCAATACTCACCCTTGTTATTGAAGATGACGATCGGATTGGTGCCATCTTGTCCGAGCTGGTGGCCTCCACCTCCGGTTTCTCCCTGCTGGGGCGGGCCGGTACGCTGGCCCAGGCCGATGCCATGATGGCCGGCGTGGTGCCGCAGCTGCTGCTGGTGGATATCTCCCTGCCTGACGGTTCCGGCCTTGAGTGGGTGAGCCGCCTGCGCAGCCACAACCGCGAGGCTTATGTGATCATGGTGACCGCCTCGCGCGATGTGGAGACCATCCAGCAGGCGCTCAATCTCGGGGTGCATGACTACATCATCAAGCCGCTGCGGCTGTTTCGCATTCAGCAGAGTCTCGACGAAATCCTGCAACTGCATCAGAAGCTCTCCGAGCCGGGACGGCTGGAGCAGGAGGATCTCGATCGTCTGCTCGGCAAGGGACGTGCCCAACCCAAGGAGGTACGTACTACTCCCAAGGGGATCGACAGCATTACCCTGCGTCAGGTGCTCGATCTGCTTGCCGCCGAGCCCGAGAGCGTCTTCTCGACCGATACGGTGGCGCAGCGGTTGTCGCTGAGTCGCACCACGGCACGCCGTTATCTGGAGTATCTGGAGTCGGAAGATCGGGTGGATGTGGATCTCAACTACGGCCAGCGCGGACGACCGGAGCGGCGCTACCGCTGGCGCCGGGCGGGGTAA
- a CDS encoding M48 family metallopeptidase: MIASLSKFGLVALCSSLLVACAQSPTGRSQMLLYSPQQMNQLGADSFAQMKQQEKVSTDAKMNAYVSCVAKAVAAQVPASYGITNWEVVVFDSKQVNAFALPGGKIGVYSGLLKVAKNQDQLATVIGHELTHVLAQHSNERLSRSQLAGIGMAAADVALGSSEYRGATMAALGLGMQVGVMLPYGRTQESEADRLGLELMARAGFNPAEAIPLWQNMSAASGGNNPPQLLSTHPSNESRIAELQAQQAEVEPLYQQARASGLVPQCKA; this comes from the coding sequence ATGATTGCGTCTCTCTCCAAGTTTGGCCTGGTAGCCCTCTGCAGTTCCCTGCTGGTCGCTTGTGCCCAGTCGCCAACCGGCCGCAGCCAGATGCTGCTCTACTCTCCCCAGCAGATGAACCAGCTGGGTGCCGACTCGTTTGCCCAGATGAAGCAGCAGGAGAAGGTGAGCACGGATGCCAAAATGAACGCCTATGTCTCCTGCGTCGCCAAGGCGGTCGCAGCCCAGGTGCCCGCCAGCTACGGCATCACCAACTGGGAAGTTGTGGTGTTTGACTCCAAGCAGGTCAACGCCTTTGCGCTGCCCGGCGGCAAGATCGGGGTCTACAGCGGCCTGCTCAAGGTGGCCAAGAATCAGGATCAGCTGGCAACCGTTATCGGTCACGAGCTGACCCACGTGCTGGCCCAGCACTCCAACGAGCGCCTCTCCCGCAGCCAGCTGGCCGGTATTGGTATGGCGGCCGCCGATGTTGCCCTCGGCAGCAGCGAGTACCGCGGCGCCACCATGGCGGCGCTTGGCCTTGGCATGCAGGTGGGGGTGATGCTCCCCTATGGCCGCACCCAGGAGAGCGAAGCGGACCGGCTGGGGCTGGAGCTGATGGCGCGTGCCGGTTTCAACCCGGCTGAGGCTATTCCGCTGTGGCAAAACATGAGCGCAGCCTCCGGTGGCAACAATCCGCCCCAGCTGCTCTCCACCCACCCGAGCAACGAGAGTCGGATTGCCGAGTTGCAGGCGCAGCAGGCTGAAGTTGAGCCGCTCTATCAACAGGCTCGCGCGTCGGGTCTGGTGCCCCAATGCAAGGCATAA
- a CDS encoding PstS family phosphate ABC transporter substrate-binding protein produces the protein MKLNKLAGVIGFTAATLFSASTLAYGVDKNLPEYTPTSGISGNLSSVGSDTLANMMTLWAEEFKRMYPNVNVQIQAAGSSTAPTALTEGVAQFGPMSRAMKAGEEEAFEKRYGYKPTAIRVAVDALAVFVNKDNPIKGLTMPQIDAIFSSTLKCGEAKAATKWSDLGLTGNWSGKDLQLFGRNSVSGTYGYFKEHALCNGDFKSGVNEQPGSASVVQSVSASLNGIGYSGIGYVTSGVRAVPLSKDGKTFIEANADNAITGKYPLSRFLYVYVNKHPNKPLSPMEQEFVKMMLSKAGQNIVAKDGYVPVPAKVVQADLKKLGIN, from the coding sequence ATGAAACTCAACAAACTGGCTGGTGTAATCGGATTCACCGCAGCAACCCTCTTTTCTGCCAGCACCCTGGCCTATGGTGTCGATAAAAACCTGCCGGAATACACCCCGACCAGCGGCATCTCGGGCAACCTGTCCTCTGTCGGCTCGGATACCCTGGCCAACATGATGACCCTGTGGGCTGAAGAATTTAAGCGCATGTATCCCAACGTCAACGTGCAGATCCAGGCTGCCGGCTCCTCTACCGCGCCGACCGCCCTGACCGAGGGTGTTGCCCAGTTTGGCCCGATGAGCCGCGCCATGAAGGCCGGTGAAGAGGAAGCATTCGAGAAGCGCTACGGCTACAAGCCGACTGCCATCCGCGTCGCAGTCGATGCCCTGGCCGTGTTCGTCAACAAGGACAACCCCATCAAGGGGCTGACCATGCCGCAGATCGACGCCATCTTCTCCAGCACCCTCAAGTGCGGTGAAGCCAAGGCGGCCACCAAGTGGTCTGATCTGGGGCTGACCGGTAACTGGTCCGGCAAGGATCTGCAACTGTTTGGTCGCAACTCCGTATCCGGTACTTACGGTTACTTCAAGGAGCACGCCCTGTGTAACGGCGACTTCAAGAGCGGTGTGAACGAGCAGCCGGGTTCTGCCTCTGTGGTGCAGTCCGTCTCCGCCTCCCTGAACGGCATCGGTTACTCCGGCATCGGCTACGTCACCTCCGGCGTGCGTGCAGTTCCACTCTCCAAGGATGGCAAGACCTTTATCGAAGCGAACGCTGACAACGCCATCACCGGCAAGTATCCGCTCTCCCGCTTCCTGTACGTTTACGTGAACAAGCACCCGAACAAGCCGCTCTCCCCGATGGAGCAAGAGTTTGTCAAGATGATGCTCTCCAAGGCGGGCCAGAATATCGTTGCCAAAGATGGTTACGTACCGGTACCGGCCAAGGTGGTACAGGCTGACCTGAAGAAGCTGGGCATCAACTGA
- the phoR gene encoding phosphate regulon sensor histidine kinase PhoR, which translates to MLQPYAWRRQLWRMAFFYAPFALVGWLIDHLSLTLLVAALLHLGWHYRFQKRLSDWLWHDRSLVPPNGKGSWEHIFNGIYKLQQRHRARRRELAGLIRRFREGAEALPDAAVVLRDDGSILWCNRLAEQLLGFRWPEDAGQHIGNLIRNPAFTAYLAKQAFDEPLEMHSPVNEEKFLEFRIMPYASDQAMLVVRDVTRLRSLEKTRKHFVSNVSHELRTPLTVLKGYLEMTEEPPPPAMWAKAHRVMMEQTIRMDNLVNQLLTLSRIEAAPSVDLSHLVDMPAMLGLLEQEARALSGERAHQIEFLVQPNLLVRGDQEQLRSAVSNLVYNAIHYTPPGRKVTVEWRKQGAMALFAVQDEGEGIPPEHLARLTERFYRVDKARSRHTGGSGLGLAIVKHALSHHDCQLDIESRVGFGSRFSFLIPGRMVVIK; encoded by the coding sequence ATGTTGCAACCCTACGCCTGGCGGCGACAGTTGTGGCGAATGGCATTTTTTTACGCGCCCTTCGCATTGGTTGGCTGGCTGATTGATCACCTCTCGCTCACTCTGCTGGTCGCTGCGTTGCTCCATCTTGGCTGGCACTACCGCTTCCAGAAGCGGTTGTCGGACTGGCTGTGGCACGATCGCAGCCTGGTTCCTCCCAACGGCAAAGGCAGTTGGGAGCACATCTTCAACGGCATTTACAAGTTGCAGCAGCGCCACCGCGCCCGACGCCGCGAGCTGGCGGGCCTGATCCGCCGCTTTCGGGAAGGGGCCGAGGCATTGCCTGACGCGGCCGTAGTATTGCGCGATGATGGCAGCATCCTCTGGTGCAACCGGTTGGCCGAGCAGCTGCTCGGTTTTCGCTGGCCGGAAGATGCCGGCCAGCATATCGGCAACCTGATCCGCAATCCGGCTTTTACCGCCTATCTGGCGAAACAGGCTTTTGACGAGCCATTGGAGATGCACTCCCCGGTCAACGAGGAGAAGTTTCTCGAGTTTCGCATCATGCCCTACGCCTCCGATCAGGCGATGCTGGTGGTGCGCGATGTCACCCGCTTGCGCAGTCTGGAGAAGACCCGCAAACACTTTGTCTCCAACGTCTCCCACGAGCTGCGCACGCCACTCACCGTGCTCAAGGGCTATCTGGAGATGACCGAGGAGCCGCCGCCGCCCGCCATGTGGGCCAAGGCGCACCGGGTGATGATGGAGCAGACCATCCGGATGGACAATCTGGTCAATCAGCTGCTCACCCTGTCACGCATCGAGGCGGCTCCGAGCGTCGATCTCTCCCATCTGGTGGACATGCCAGCCATGCTGGGGCTGCTGGAGCAGGAGGCGCGGGCGCTCTCGGGCGAGCGGGCCCATCAGATCGAGTTCCTGGTGCAGCCCAACCTTTTGGTGCGCGGGGATCAGGAGCAGCTGCGCAGTGCCGTCTCCAATCTGGTCTACAACGCCATTCACTACACGCCGCCGGGGCGCAAGGTGACGGTGGAGTGGCGCAAGCAGGGGGCGATGGCGCTGTTTGCAGTGCAGGATGAGGGGGAGGGGATCCCGCCCGAGCATCTGGCACGGCTCACCGAGCGTTTTTATCGGGTGGACAAGGCGCGCTCGCGCCACACCGGTGGCTCCGGCCTCGGCCTTGCCATCGTCAAGCATGCCTTGAGCCATCACGACTGCCAGCTCGATATCGAGAGTCGGGTCGGCTTTGGCAGCCGCTTCAGCTTTCTCATCCCCGGCCGGATGGTGGTGATAAAATAG
- a CDS encoding ATP-binding protein, whose product MKLRHQLVTLSLGLSLLLIIILGSLLALFIRHLLESNLEEKGGDLARIMAADSRVVAALHQGSEPALRDYMEEVCRRTDAAYMVVTDEHGRRLSHPNSALVGGLFRGEDLWPAIHERRSYCSRDMGTMGPAIRCFSPVMGADGRAMGAVVVGYLMQQVEGIYMERIALLISAIGAVFGCGLLLALWVQYLLRKTLLDLEPEAIVRRFTLQDLVLEQIAEGVIALDGRGHIAMINSTAIYQLRLPATGRHALQGQALAELVPPLAPVLEQEGEVAFSIQGESFVGRWQVVHGKEPGRLLIFSRPEVATSLGVQVTHLRQYAEMLRMQSHEFANKLSSLSGLLQLGHVDQAVELIQQENEACQTLLQELLELIDNKPVAGLILGKFSRARELGVTLELDPDSALGEYPAAVSADLITLIGNLLDNGLQAAWRNRQQCPPRVLLSLCDVGRRLVIEVEDSGEGVDEDLADHLFDYGVSRQSGDHGVGLFLVKETVGRYEGVIEWRRTVEQTTLFGIYLNKNKLM is encoded by the coding sequence ATGAAACTTCGCCACCAGCTGGTTACCCTCTCCCTTGGGCTCTCCCTGCTGCTCATCATCATTCTGGGCAGCCTGCTCGCGCTCTTTATCCGCCACCTGCTGGAGAGCAATCTGGAGGAGAAGGGGGGCGATCTGGCCCGCATCATGGCGGCTGACAGCCGGGTGGTGGCGGCGCTGCATCAGGGGAGCGAGCCTGCGCTGCGCGATTACATGGAGGAGGTGTGCCGCCGTACAGATGCCGCTTATATGGTGGTGACCGACGAGCATGGCCGTCGCCTCAGTCACCCCAACTCCGCTCTGGTGGGGGGGCTGTTTCGCGGTGAGGATCTCTGGCCCGCGATCCACGAGCGGCGCAGCTACTGCTCGCGCGACATGGGAACCATGGGGCCGGCGATCCGCTGCTTCTCTCCGGTGATGGGGGCTGACGGGCGCGCCATGGGGGCCGTGGTGGTGGGCTACCTGATGCAGCAGGTGGAGGGCATCTACATGGAGCGGATTGCCCTGCTCATCAGCGCCATCGGCGCCGTCTTTGGTTGCGGCCTGCTGCTGGCGCTCTGGGTGCAATATCTGCTGCGCAAGACCCTGCTCGATCTGGAGCCGGAGGCGATCGTCCGCCGCTTCACCCTGCAGGATCTGGTGCTCGAGCAGATCGCCGAAGGGGTGATTGCATTGGATGGCCGCGGCCACATCGCCATGATCAACAGCACAGCCATCTATCAGCTGCGGCTGCCTGCCACCGGTCGTCACGCCCTGCAGGGGCAGGCGCTGGCCGAGCTGGTGCCACCGCTCGCGCCCGTACTGGAGCAGGAGGGCGAGGTTGCCTTCTCCATTCAGGGCGAATCGTTCGTCGGTCGCTGGCAGGTGGTGCATGGCAAGGAGCCCGGGCGCCTCCTGATCTTCAGTCGTCCCGAAGTGGCAACCAGTCTGGGGGTGCAGGTCACCCACTTGCGCCAGTACGCCGAGATGCTGCGGATGCAGAGCCACGAGTTTGCCAATAAGCTGAGCAGTCTCTCCGGCCTGTTGCAACTGGGCCATGTGGATCAGGCGGTGGAGCTTATCCAGCAGGAGAACGAGGCGTGCCAGACCCTGCTGCAGGAGCTGCTGGAACTTATCGACAACAAGCCGGTGGCCGGCCTTATCCTCGGCAAGTTCAGCCGGGCGCGCGAACTGGGGGTCACGCTTGAGCTCGATCCCGATTCGGCGCTCGGCGAGTATCCGGCCGCCGTCTCGGCCGATCTCATCACCCTCATCGGCAACCTGCTGGATAACGGTTTGCAGGCGGCCTGGCGCAATCGTCAGCAGTGTCCGCCGCGGGTACTGCTTTCGCTCTGCGATGTGGGGCGCCGCTTGGTGATCGAGGTGGAGGATAGTGGCGAGGGGGTGGACGAGGATCTGGCCGATCACCTGTTCGATTACGGGGTGAGCCGCCAGAGCGGCGATCATGGCGTAGGACTCTTTCTGGTCAAGGAAACCGTGGGGCGCTACGAGGGTGTGATAGAATGGCGCCGAACTGTCGAGCAGACCACCCTGTTTGGCATCTACCTGAATAAAAACAAATTAATGTGA